From one Perca flavescens isolate YP-PL-M2 chromosome 4, PFLA_1.0, whole genome shotgun sequence genomic stretch:
- the si:ch211-286o17.1 gene encoding hematopoietic progenitor cell antigen CD34: MAASSARRTNGPCKMLAFGLLLISSLLNAGVTAQQEEVVAAQAPPVIAEEHIRGDMIPKATAAPKPDYPQILVFPTIGALEQTEQTTAAAVTPTATEEAGDDNHSGPEETTDKKAEFTVEVHTDIAKIVEPETPAPMPARGDGPNIPRPVPQDDVVCVSKEAVQDKNAVILKLKASSNCKDSKVKIESVLQELCGEDCKLDIYQEDNSNHVLVSGKYVEDDVADMANKFNNDNIKDKTDVEEAVPHWGKNSKLVLVSLLLTGLLLAALLVAGYYLKTHRKNSKGVRLAESFQVDEENQANTLVSVAPLPQEPLDKPTINGESPPENGTNPAPTTNGHSATQTPVADTEM; encoded by the exons CAGGAGTCACGGCACAGCAAGAGGAAGTTGTCGCTGCACAGGCGCCACCTGTGATTGCAGAGGAACACATACGAGGAGACATGATTCCAAAGGCAACTGCAGCTCCTA AACCAGATTATCCACAAATCTTGGTTTTCCCTACTATTGGAGCTCTTGAACAGACTGAACAgactacagcagcagcagtaacaCCAACAGCTACAGAAGAGGCAGGAGACGACAATCACAGTGGCCCAGAGGAGACAACAGATAAGAAAGCTGAGTTCACAGTTGAGGTCCATACTGATATTGCCAAAATTGTGGAACCAGAGACCCCAGCACCTATGCCTGCCAGAGGCGACGGACCCAACATTCCCCGG CCAGTGCCACAGGATGATGTTGTATGTGTCAGCAAGGAGGCGGTCCAGGACAAAAACGCAGTCATTCTAAAACTCAAGGCCTCCTCCAACTGT AAAGACAGCAAAGTGAAGATTGAAAGTGTTCTGCAGGAGCTGTGTGGTGAAGACTGTAAGCTAGATATCTACCAAGAGGACAACTCCAACCATGTCCTTGTATCTGGAAAGTATGTTGAAG atgatgttGCAGACATGGCTAACAAGTTCAACAATGACAACATCAAAGATAAG ACTGATGTGGAGGAGGCTGTTCCTCATTGGGGGAAGAACTCTAAGTTGGTGCTGGTTTCTTTGCTACTGACTGGCCTGTTGCTGGCTGCACTGCTGGTAGCTGGTTATTACCTCAAGACCCACCGCAAGAACTCCAAAGGAGTCAGACTG GCCGAATCTTTCCAGGTGGATGAAGAGAACCAGGCCAATACCCTGGTGTCTGTGGCTCCCCTACCCCAAGAGCCTCTGGACAAGCCGACCATCAATGGTGAGTCTCCACCAGAAAATGGGACCAACCCTGCCCCCACCACTAACGGACACTCTGCCACCCAGACCCCAGTGGCCGACACGGAGATGTGA